In Fluviicola taffensis DSM 16823, the following are encoded in one genomic region:
- a CDS encoding YCF48-related protein, with translation MKLVLIFLASCLSMNSFTQTFLPLNSGVSTQLNAISFSNQSMGIVVGNSGVIRKTSNAGLTWSASSSGTSVDLTDVTFIDATTFIAIGKLGTILKTTNAGGSWTAVSSNTNNDLLGVFANGSRVYISGANGIVLASINGGNAWTTVNSGTSFHLNKVYFVSEFVGFAVGDGGTILKTNNGGQAWNFLTSGNNTHSLRSVYFIDDNVGVATGGIVGSNESVILRTLNGGQTWSSTNYPNMYLNALGFMDYSLGYAVGGSITGNTSSIYKTTSQGTSWTLETSTSSRQLGVCIPTSNLAFTCGLNGTILRFASNTVGMEESDADLMIQISPNPSHGVFYVSSEANSDFSIEILSVNGERLAFIEVGNQIDLTSFPDGIYMAVIKSESSTVIRKLVKE, from the coding sequence GTGAAATTAGTTTTGATCTTCTTGGCAAGTTGCCTTTCAATGAATTCCTTTACACAAACGTTCTTGCCTCTAAACAGCGGTGTTTCTACGCAACTAAACGCAATAAGTTTCTCGAATCAATCAATGGGGATTGTTGTTGGTAATTCTGGAGTGATCCGTAAAACCTCAAATGCGGGATTGACTTGGTCAGCTTCCAGTTCGGGTACCTCGGTTGATTTAACAGATGTCACTTTTATTGATGCAACAACTTTTATTGCCATCGGAAAATTAGGTACAATTCTTAAAACAACGAATGCTGGAGGAAGTTGGACAGCGGTTAGTTCCAATACAAATAATGATTTATTAGGTGTTTTCGCAAATGGTTCGCGGGTATACATTTCAGGGGCAAATGGTATTGTTTTGGCGTCGATAAATGGCGGAAATGCTTGGACAACGGTGAATTCAGGTACCTCATTTCATTTGAATAAAGTGTATTTCGTTTCAGAATTTGTGGGTTTTGCTGTTGGAGATGGTGGAACGATCCTAAAAACGAATAATGGCGGCCAAGCTTGGAATTTTCTTACAAGTGGAAATAATACGCATTCATTGAGAAGTGTCTATTTTATCGATGATAATGTGGGAGTTGCTACTGGCGGAATTGTTGGCTCTAATGAATCGGTCATTCTACGAACATTGAATGGCGGACAAACTTGGAGTTCTACGAATTATCCCAATATGTATTTGAATGCGCTTGGCTTCATGGATTATTCCCTTGGTTACGCAGTTGGAGGAAGTATCACTGGAAATACAAGTTCTATTTATAAAACAACGTCTCAAGGAACTTCTTGGACGTTAGAAACGTCCACTTCTTCCCGTCAATTAGGTGTTTGTATACCAACTAGTAATTTGGCTTTTACTTGCGGATTGAATGGAACAATTCTTCGTTTTGCTTCTAATACTGTAGGAATGGAGGAATCTGATGCTGATTTGATGATTCAGATTAGTCCGAATCCGAGTCATGGAGTTTTCTATGTTTCTTCCGAGGCGAATTCTGATTTTTCCATAGAAATTTTATCTGTGAACGGAGAACGCTTAGCGTTTATAGAAGTAGGAAATCAAATCGATTTGACTTCTTTTCCCGATGGAATTTATATGGCTGTGATTAAATCAGAATCTTCAACGGTAATTCGTAAATTGGTGAAGGAGTAA